TGGGCGGCCATGGTGCCGGCCTGGCCGCGGAAGGCGAAGCGCTTGGTGAACTTGCGGAAGGCGTCCCACCACTCGTCGATGCCCTCGTCGGCGAGCAGGGCGTGCACGGCGTCGTTGACGTCGGCGATGGTCTCGCCGTACTCCAGGTACGCGGTGGTGTCGGAGTGCAGCAGCAGGTGGCCGTCCTCCAGGGCCATCGCGGGCAGCCGGGACAGCCAGCTGATGTGGTGCGGCTGCAGCCGCTCCAGGTCGTGCTGCTGGCCGCCGTTGAGCCGCCAGGCGGCGAGGAAGGAGGCGGTGCCGGCGGTGGACTGGACGGCCTCGTCGCCGTAGCGGGAGGCACCGAGGAAGAGCAGTTCGTGGTTGCCCATCAGGGCGCGGCAGTAGCCGCCGGCCGCGGCGGCCTCGGCGGCGAGCTGCATGACCAGGTCGATCACGCCGATGCCGTCGGGGCCGCGGTCGGTGAAGTCGCCGAGGAACCAGACCCGGGAGCGGCCGGCCGACCAGTGGCCCTCGGTGTCGATCAGGCCCTGCTGGTGGAGGGCGGCGAGCAGTTCGTCGAGGTAGCCGTGCACGTCGCCGATGACGAACAGCGGGCCGGGGCCCTCGCCGGGCTCGGGCTGCGGGTACGGGAAGTGCACCTCGACCGGCTGGGTGTCGATCGGCGGGCCGAGCTCGATGGTCGGAGGGTCCTCGTGCGGGGCCTGCCCGGTGGGCACGTAGTGCCCGGGGGCGGGGGGCGCGTCGGCGCCGAACTGGCTTGCGGGGGCCCAGTGCTGTTCCAGGTAGCGGGCGCCGCCGAAGGTGCTGTACGTCTCCTCGTACGGGTAGCCGGCGGGTTCGGCCGGTTCGAAGTAGGAGCCTTGCGGGAGCACGTCGAGGTCCTGGCGGGGGCGGAGGCCCGAGTGCGGGTGCTCGG
This is a stretch of genomic DNA from Kitasatospora fiedleri. It encodes these proteins:
- a CDS encoding metallophosphoesterase, with protein sequence MTPEDLFREPEHPHSGLRPRQDLDVLPQGSYFEPAEPAGYPYEETYSTFGGARYLEQHWAPASQFGADAPPAPGHYVPTGQAPHEDPPTIELGPPIDTQPVEVHFPYPQPEPGEGPGPLFVIGDVHGYLDELLAALHQQGLIDTEGHWSAGRSRVWFLGDFTDRGPDGIGVIDLVMQLAAEAAAAGGYCRALMGNHELLFLGASRYGDEAVQSTAGTASFLAAWRLNGGQQHDLERLQPHHISWLSRLPAMALEDGHLLLHSDTTAYLEYGETIADVNDAVHALLADEGIDEWWDAFRKFTKRFAFRGQAGTMAAQELLAVYGGYRVVHGHSPIPYLTGDQPEDGTPPHVPGPYIYADELAIAMDGGVTMDGRLLVARLPLN